A segment of the Mercurialis annua linkage group LG4, ddMerAnnu1.2, whole genome shotgun sequence genome:
tattaatttgatttattattattttgagagtTGTAATATATTCATACTTAATATGTAAGTGACGGGGAGCGATGTTGTATATGCCAAATAGTATAAATTCTATGCACATAATATAGTATCATAGCAGTTCTGAACGAGTTAtaagtatatttgataaaagtcgaataataataaatcaaattaagtTTAATGAAGATTCAAAATTAATGAAGATTCTTAATGAAGAGTTTTCTCTCTCCTAATTCTCTCGGCGCCAGTTAGTACCCCTGTGCTAACGTACGCCGTTTCCATGGCGAAGAAAACGGGGAAGAAGGCTACCTCAGTATCAGCTAAAAGTAATAATGATCTGGTTAACACTAAGGAGAATATAAGCAATGAAGAAGTTCCTAAAGAGCTTGTAAAGTCTCAGAATGAAGATGAGTTAACAGAGAAAAGCTACCATGAAGAAGATCTGGTTGAAGATACAGTGAAGAATGATGAGCAGAACAACAAGGGTGATAAAAAAGAAGATGATAAGAAATGGGTTGATCTAGTTAAAACGAATCGAGCTAATCCAGGTTGCGCTTTAACTTATATCCCTCCATTGGTAAGTAATGGGCTTAGAATAGCGAAAGTTTTCGAAGAAGATGAAATTGAAGAAGAGGAGAGATGGCAATACACGATTCTTGGATGTGTGTATGGGTTAACACCCAGGTTCTTTAAACTgcaaaatttcataaaaaacaGATGGGGGAAAATAGGGTTGATTGATTTTCATCAAATCAAACCTAATCTATATGCTTTTGTGTTTGAAAATGAAGAAGGTAAACTCAAGGCTATGGCAGATGGGCCAATAACCTTTGATAAGCACCCTTTGATTTTGCAAGAATGGAAGAGAAGAATGTCATTTGACCTAACTGAGATTGCTTCAATTCCAGTTTGGATCAAACTTCCCCTTCTCCCTTGGGAATTCTGGAGTCCCAACTCTTTAAGCTCTATAACTAGCACTCTTGGCAAACCTCTATTTGCTGATAGATGCACCAGGGAGAGATCAAAAATGTCTTATGCAAGAGTCCTAGTTGAGATGAGGTTGAAAGGAACTTTTCCTGATGTGGTTATAATAGAAGATCAAGAAGGAAACCAACACACCCAATTCGTTGAGTATGAATGGAAACCGATTCTTTGTGAAACCTGTAACAAGCTGGGTCATAGAAATTGTGCTAAACAGGAGATATGGATAGCCAAAGCCAACAACAAAGAAGCAGTCAATATCAGTGATAAAACTACACCAACTCAGGGGGACAGCTTAATTGATAAGGTTAATGAAGATAACCCTAAAGAAGTAACTCTTCCTAGTGAAAACAAGGAACCGATCATTGCAGATGATAAGGAAGTTCAGAAACAGGACATTTTCAGCAGTCCCAAAGAGGTCTCCACTGATGATGGCTTTCAGCTTGTCACCAACAGAAAGCAGAAAAACAAAGTGACTAGCAGGGTGGATGATAAAACTAGTCTCAAAACTGGAGGTAATTATAAAAACCCTAGTATAATGAAAGATCCCATTGATAAACTTCCCCCCAAGAGGCTTATTAAGCCTCTTGATAGAGGAAGATGAATATCCTTTCATGGAACATCAGGGGCATGAATGAGCCCCTGAAGCAAGCTGAGGTGAGAAGACTGCTTGCTAAAAATGATATTTCTCTTGCTGGAATTATTGAAACTAGAGTCAGGAGACTTAACAAAGATAGTGTTTGGAAGAATATGAAGCTCTATGATTGGAATTTAATTGAGAACTATGAGTTTTCTGATTTAGGGAAAATTTGGATCATCTATAACAAAACTAGAATTAAGGTGCTTAAAATAGATTCTAGTGATCAATTTGTGCATTGCAAAGTAGAGTATGATAACCACGAGTTTGATTGGACTATCATATATGGGGCCAACCAATTAATGGATAGACAGATTCTTTGGCAGAAGTTAGTTCAAATGTCTTCGCAAATTACAGGTCCTTGGATGATTCAAGGGGACTTTAATGCAGTTATGGGAGAGAATGACAGATGTGGGGGCAATGAGCTTGATTCTAATCATGCCTCTGAACTCAAAGATTGTATAAACAATAGTGGTCTTGTTGAGTTAAGAAGTATTGGTTGTCTCTATACTTGGAGTAACAATCAGCTTGATGACAGAAGGATTTGGAGAAGACTAGACAGGGCTTTCATTAATGAAGACTGGTGTGTCAAGTTTCAGAACTCCTTCTTTGAAGCTGGTCCTAGTGGAATCTCTGACCATAGTCCTATCATGGTTGTCATCCAGAATAATGAGATTAGAAGAAAAGGAAGCTTCAGGTATTTCAATTTTTGGGCTGATCACCCTGATTACAACAGCATTATTGAAGAAGAGTGGAACAAAGAGTACAGGGGTTATACCATGTACAAGATAGTCAAAAAGCTCAAGGCCATAAGCTTTAGACTAAAAAATCTTAACAAGCAGCAATACTCAGACATTTCTCAAAGAGTCTCTAATCAGAGAGTGTTGCTTGAAAAACTTCAAAATGATATTCAAAATGACCCTCTTAACAACCATTTGATGGAGTAAGAAAGAGCTATGGCTTTTTATCTCATGTTTTTGTTAAGGAGTGAGGAAAGCTTCTACAAACAAAAGTCTAGGATTCAATGGCTTCAGCTTGGGGATTCTAACACTAAATATTTCCACAACTCCATCAAGCAAAGAAGAGTTAGAAATAGTATTCCTGTCCTTAAACTGGATTCTGGTGAGCAGATTACCAAGAAGGAAGATATCCATCAGGAGATTACTAGATATTATACAAATATGTTCAGCAAGAGCATTTCCAACAGAAGACATATTGACAGGAGGGTTATCAGTCAGGGCAACAGAGTCTCTGAAGAAGAAAACATATTGTTGATGAGGAGCATTTCTGAAGAGGAAGTGAAATCTGCAGTTTTCTCCATAGGCTCAGATAAGGCAGCAGGGCCTGATGGGTATAATAGTTTCTTTTTCAAGAACTCTTGGAACACAATCAAAAAAGACATGATCAAAGCTGTGCAGGAGACTTTTAATTCTGGTAAGATCCTCAACCAAATTAACTCTACTGCTATCACTGTAATCCCTAAAACTGAGAATGCAGAAAACTTAGGTGACTTCAGACCTATAGCATGCTGTAATGTGTTATACAAAATCATCTCCAAAGTTTTAACTGCTAGATTAAGTCCTATTCTTGTCAATCTCATCTCTATGAATCAATCTGCTTTCATTCCTAAAAGGTCCATTGCATATAACATTATGTTAGCCCATGACATTGCTAGGAACTACCATAAAAACTCTGGAAATCCTAGATGCCTTATGAAAATTGATCTTAGGAAAGCATATGACTCTATTGAGTGGGACTTCATTGAAGAGATCCTTATCAGTTTTAATTTCCCTGAGAAGTTCATAACTCTTATAATGTCTTGTATAAAAACTGCAAACTTCTATATTCAGTTCAATGGTTCCAAAGGGACTATCTTTAAAGCTGAAAAAGGCCTAAGACAGGGAGACCCTATCTCCCCTTTTCTTTTTGTCTTATGCATGGAATATCTCTCTAGATCCCTACAAAAGACTGATACTTCTTTCTCCTACCACAAAGGTTGCAACCTATTAAAAATCAATCATCTAATGTTTGCAGATGATCTCCTCCTATTTTGTAATGGTGATATAAACTCTGTTGTTTTTTTGACTGATCagcttaaaaatttcaaaaatgtctCTGG
Coding sequences within it:
- the LOC126678717 gene encoding uncharacterized protein LOC126678717; the encoded protein is MNILSWNIRGMNEPLKQAEVRRLLAKNDISLAGIIETRVRRLNKDSVWKNMKLYDWNLIENYEFSDLGKIWIIYNKTRIKVLKIDSSDQFVHCKVEYDNHEFDWTIIYGANQLMDRQILWQKLVQMSSQITGPWMIQGDFNAVMGENDRCGGNELDSNHASELKDCINNSGLVELRSIGCLYTWSNNQLDDRRIWRRLDRAFINEDWCVKFQNSFFEAGPSGISDHSPIMVVIQNNEIRRKGSFRYFNFWADHPDYNSIIEEEWNKEYRGYTMYKIVKKLKAISFRLKNLNKQQYSDISQRVSNQRVLLEKLQNDIQNDPLNNHLME